The genomic region AAAAGGGAGACGATTTTCGCTCCCTTCTAGATGCTTTCCATGATGTTGTCACAAAGATAGAGATAACATCTAAAAATGCAATAAATTTTTTGTGCTACTTTCTTAGTGTTAACACATAATTAGCCAATGCCTCTAAATCTGAATCACTGATCTGAGTTTTGTTGTATTCTGGCATGTAAACACCTTTACCGTTTCTTACAACATTTTTAATACCGTCAAGATCTAATTCGCTTTCAGATAATTTTGCAGCACCACTTCTTTGTGCATCACCGTTTGGTCCATGACAACTTAAACAAGTTTTTCCATATACTTTTTGACCTTGTTTTTCTATTTCTGTTAGACCTTCTGAAGATACTTCTACAGCAGGTGCGTTAGTCATTGCTTTACGTTGCTTAGCTTTGTGCATTTCTGCCATTCCATAAGCCATTGTTAAGCATAATAATGAACCTAACATCATAACCTTGTTGCTCTTCTTTGTCGCAATTACTGCTAATGGAATAGAGGCCACCACTAAGCCGAATTTAATCCATAATGCAGTTGAGATGACAATATCCGAAGCGAATATCATATATAAGCCTGTAGCCAAAAATGAAAATGAAACGATCATTTCTGGTACTTTGATCACTTTACGAAACTTCTCGAATGACCCTTGATTTACAAAAAGTAAAATCGTCTTAATTAAGTAGATAAGGAAAAAAAGACTTACTACAATTCTGTGCGTTAAAATAACGTGTGACATTGCTGAAACTGAGATGTTTATTTGAACTAAAGTTTATTATTTGCGTGTTGATGAATGCTCTTTCATCTACTAATGCGTTGCAATATGCATCATAATTATTAAAACTTGAACATAATTAAATTGTTTTTACATGATGCCTGCTAATTGGGTTCCCACTTCAGAACCAATAGCAACTCCCATTCCTCCCATTCTAACTCCTATACCGATTCGATCTGATAATAACTTAACAATAGGAGCCTTTTGGTCCCCAAATCCCATAATTCCAGACCATCTCATATCTATTGTAAAATCATTTTTAGGTAGAATAACTTCTTTTAATAAAGATTCTAATTGCTGTTGAATATATGGAGTCGTTTGAAGAGATGTTGTAGTTTCTCCTTCATAATCGAGATGTCTGCCTCCGCCAAAAAGGACACGATCTCCAACGTTTCTAAAATAATAGTAGCCTCGATCATAATGGAAAGTGCCTTTAAAAGGAAGATTTTGAATAGGGGAGGTTATTAAAACCTGACCTCTTCCTGGGTTGACGTTAAGTTGAGGTAATAAACGGTTGGTAAACCCATTGATACAAATACAAAGTTGTTCAGAATAAAAATCAACTTTTTGTAATTCATGATGTGCCTGTACAATGACTCTGTTTTCTTCATCATAGAAATCAATGACTTCTACCCCCGTTATAATTTCAATGTCTAATTGTCTTGCTTTACTTAAAAGACCTTTCATCATTTTTCCGGTATGGATTTGCCCTTCAAACTGATTGAAAAGTAATTGTTGGACATGGGCATTTGAAAACTTGAATGCTGCGATTTTATCACTCACGTTTAAAAAAACGGGTGCTTTAAAAATCGGTTCTAATAATTTATTGACTTCTTGTAGTTGATCTAAGTAATGTAATTGTTCATTACTGATTAATTCATATCCACCGTATTGATGGTAATCAAATGGAAAGTTGGTCAACCGGTTCTTTAACTTTTCCAGACCCTTATACCTTTTCTCTACAGTACTTAAAACAATATCCTCACTATAATGCTGTAGATCGTCAATGATTTCGGTAAGGCTTCCAAAACAGGCAAAACCTGCATTTTTTGTACTTGCCCCAGTCGGAAAAATCCCTTTTTCTAAAATTAGGACTGATTTCGAAGGGTTTTTCTCTTTAAATTCAATAGCAGTGCTTAAGCCTACAATACCACTACCTGCAATAATCAAGTCGTATTGAATAAAGCTGTCTTTCTCCCAGAAGCTAATCATGTGTTTGTTTGGTATAGTAAATGTGTTGTTTAACTTTATTGTGGTTTATCTTTATGATTGGTAGATAAATCGTTTCTATAAGTTACAAAAGATAGCGTAAACTTTACTGATTCTATGGCAACGAAGATTGTAAAAAAAGGCAAAGGAATAAAGTTACAGGAAGTAGCTGCAAATAAGCTTACTAAAGTGAAAGTAGGTTTAGGTTGGGAAGTACGAAAAGGCGGGCAACTCGATTTGGATGCTTCTGTTTTTATGTTGGGTAAAGATAAAAAACTACCTAGTGATGAATACTTTGTGTTTTATAACAACCTTCAGTCACCCGATGGAATGGTACGTCATAAAGGTGACAACAGAACAGGAGATGGAATTGGAGATGACGAAGAGATTTTACTTAACCTTCCATATATAAGTCCAATGGTACATGAATTACGTTTTGTGGTAAGCATTTATGATGCACAAGCTAGGAGACATAATTTCGGTAACCTTGAAGAAGCTTATATTAGAATGATCGACTTGGAAACAGGAGGAGAGATTCTTCATTATGATTTAGATGCAGAGTTTAGTGATGATACAGAAGTGGAGTTCGCTAAACTGGTAAGAGATGGTGACGGATGGCAGTTTGTACCTACTGAGTTGGGAACGAAAATAGGACTGCAAGGTTATGTAGATCGCTTTATTCCAGAGCTATAGAAACAGAGTGAAATTTAATTTTCATAGTGATTTATAACAAAAAGTAGACTTTTAGTTAAAAAAATATGTTACAATATTGGACTTCTTGTTGGGGGTCTTATAAATTATTTACATCTTCGCAGTCTATTACACCCACTGTCCTAAGACAAATTTTTAGAGGGAATTAACTGCAAATACAGCATATAAGCATGAAAGTCGGAATCATAAAAGAAGGCAAAATACCTGAAGACAAAAGAGTGGCTCTAACGCCTGCACAATGTGAGGAAGTTTTAGAGAAATACCCTGATGTTGAAATTTATGTTCAAAAAAGCCCAATTCGTTGTTACAAAGACGAGGAATATCAGGAAGCAGGTATTGCTGTGGTAGATAATGTAGATGATTGTGATATCCTTTTAGGAATCAAAGAAGTGCCAATTCCAGAATTGGTTGAAAACAAAAAATACTTCTTCTTCTCTCATACTATCAAAAAACAACCATATAACAGAGAATTATTAAGAGCGATCATGTCCAATAATATCGATATTATGGACTATGAAGTACTAACAAGAGAAGATGGATCAAGAGTTATTGCTTTTGGACGTTTTGCTGGTTTAGTTGGTGCTTATAATGGTTTGTTAGCCTATGGTAAAAGAATGGGGACTTATGATTTAAAGCCCGCTCATCTTTGCCATGACTTAAATGAACTTTGGATCGAATGTAAAAAAGTGAAACTGCCACAAGACTATAAAATTGTTCTTACAGGTAGTGGTCGAGTAGCTAATGGTGCCGTAGAAACATTATTGGCCGCTGGAATTAAAAAGGTAAGCAGAGAAGACTTTATTAATGAATCTTTTGGTCAGCCTGTATTTGTACAGTTAAGATCAAAAGACTACCATGTGAAGAAAGACAATACTCCTTTCGAAATCAAAGATTTTTATGCTAACCCAGATGATTTTAACTCTACTTTTGGAGATTTTCTTCCTGTAGCAGACATGTTGGTTGCTGGTGCATTTTGGCACCCTGCTGCTCCAGTCTTGTTCACAAAAGAAGATATGAAAAAGGATGATTTTAAAATTAAAGTAATTGCCGATGTGACATGTGATATTGAAGGTTCTATTCCTTCTACTGTCCGTCCGTCTACAATTGCAGATCCTTTATATGATTTCAATCCTAAAACAGGTAAAGAGGAAGCCGCATTGTCTTCAGAAGATAACATTACGGTAATGGCAGTAGACAATTTGCCAAACGAATTGCCAAGGGATGCTTCTGAATCATTTGGTCGTCAGATGATTGATAACGTATTGGAAGATTTATTTATCGAAGATAAAGGGATTATTGAAAGAGCTACAATCACACATGGTAAACAACTTACTCCTAAGTTTAGTTACTTACAGGATTATGTTGATGGCAAAGAATAATCAATATTGATATAACATAAAAGGTTGCTGAAGATGAGTCCTCAGCAACCTTTTTTTATTGAATAGATTTTACTTTTTGTGGCAGTACAGGTGAGTGTTCGTTCATGGTAATCTCTCCATTTATAGCTTTAGCAATAGCCCTCTGACTGTATGGATCATCATTGTATACATTGATACGACTCCATATTTGTGGTAGGTATAAGATATTTTTATAAGGATCTCCAACACCAATAGATACTACCTTATTTCGTGGTAACATATTTGATGACCACATGCTGAGGGCTTCATCGCCATTAAATAATAGTGAACCCCAAGGTGCATTAGGTTTTGAATGATATATAAATAGAATTTTATCATAAGTGTTGTTCACTTCTTGAAGTTTACCCGCATTAGCAAAATATGATAGACCAACTTTTTCATCTACTTTATATCCTCTTTCCTGAAGTTCATTTTTTAAAGTCTTGAATTTACTTTTGATAGTATTTTGACTTACGTAAACGAATAATAGAGAAGGAGTTTCATCTGACTTAATTGGTAAGACATCATGTTTATTGGCGATAAGTGTGATGGCTTTATCGGCAATTTTTTGAGCAGTTTGCTTATTCTCCAATAAGGTAGTTTTAGTGATGTTTTTACATGCTTGATAGTCTTTATTAAATAATCCTTGCTGGGTTTTTATTCTCCAAACTCTTTGTACAGCATCATCTAGCCTGTCCATGGTAATAATTCCTCTTTCCACTCTTGCAACAATAGTATCCATAGTAGCTAAAGAGGGCCATAAAAGGATATCACAACCCGCAACGAAGCAGGCAACTTCAGTCTCTAATTGATTTGGGTAATAATTCGTGATCCCTGCCATATTGAGTGCATCAGAAACAACAACTCCATTGAATCCCATCTCTTTCTTCAATAATCCTTGTAAAAGTTCAGAAGAGAGTGTCGCAGGAAGGTATTCTCCATCTACTTGTTCTTTCTGATATGCTGGAAATGTAATATGGCCTGGCATAATTGCCTGTACACCTTCATTAATTACAGTCTGAAATACTTTACCATGTTCTTGATACCATTCATCCATAGACAGCTGCATAGAAGAAGTTGCAAAATGTTGATTGATAACATCTGTTCCATCTCCTGGAAAGTGCTTCGCAGTGGCTACAACACCATTACTTTGGAGTCCATTAATTTGATGTGGTAGCACTTTAATGGCTACTTCTGTTTGGTCTCCTGTTGACCTTGAATTAGTTAAAAAATTAGAAGGATTAAGGTTAATGTCTGCCACAGGGTTTAGTACCCAATTTATACCTAAACTTCTGGCTTCAGTAGCTAAAACTTTCCCAAATTGATGAGCTAATTCGGGTGACTGAGCTGCACCTAAAGACATTTCACCAGGAAGGTATGTATATTCTTTAATTACCTCTCCAAGACCCGATTCAAAATCTTCTGAAAGTAACAAAGGGTATTTGCTATTTTTTTGTAGTTCTTTTGCTATGGATTGAAACTTTTCAGGTGAAGTACCAACACTCCAATTGGCAAGAAAGGAAGATCCAATAGGGTATTTGGATAGAAAAGTTTTAATACTTCCATTGCCGTATTTTTCAATGTCTTTTTCTGAATAATTAAAGCAGATCACTTGCCCTACTTTTTCTCTAATCGATAACTCTTTCCAGCTCTCATCTATTGGGAAGCTATACGCTTGGTTAGGAGTGATGTGGGTTGTTTGCTCTTTTTGGGGTAATGAAGAGCAACCTATCAATAGACTACTTGCTATTAAAAGGGTACTTTTAAAATAATTCATTCTCTTTACTTCTTAATTTAGTTGCTTGCTATGACCGATAATGTTCTCGGAGCAATTTATTAAATTCTTTAGTTATTAAATCTTAAATACATAAAAAGCATCACTCTTCTTAATACTCAAGAAAAGTGATGCTCTGATGGATAGGTGACTACCTCAATTTATAGAATTCCTTTGTTAGAATTTTTAGGGAATTTGACTGTAGAAGTAACTTTTAAGTCTACTTCTTGATCACCAACATATAATTTGAAATCACCTTTTTCAGTAACATACTCCATATCCTGACCAATAAAAGCGAGATCTTTTCCAAATACTTTAAAAGTGATATCTTTTGTTTCTCCTGCTTTCAAATCAATCTTATCGAAACGTCTTAAACGAACTACATCTGGAGTGACTGATGCATATAAATCTTTAGAGAACAATTGAACTACTTCTTGTCCATCTCTTTTACCTGAATTCTTCACTTTTACTGAAACCGTAAATGATTCATCACCAGCAATCTCTGATTTAGATACTTTTAGGTTACTATAATCAAAGTCTGTATAACTTAAGCCGTAGCCAAAAGGATATTGTATACTTGTAGAGCCAACGTAGTCATACATACCTTCCATTTTTTCTGAAGATTCAGAAGGCTTATGATCGTATGTAGTTAAAGCGTTAGGGTATTTAGGATAAGTGTATGGAAGCTTACCAGATGGGTTTACTTCACCTACAAGAATATCAGCCAAAGCATCTCCACCAAAGTTACCAGGAAGGTAAGTATGGATTACACCTTTTGCTAAAGGTTCGATATTACTAATTAAGCGAGGGCGACCTTCATTCAATACCATAATGATAGGTTTTCCTGTTTTAGCTAATGCTTCAGTTAATGCTTCTTGGTTCTTGGAAATATATAAATCATCTAAGTTACCTGGAGCTTCAGTGTATGTATTTTCTCCTATACATAGTACAATATAATCAACACCTTTTGCGGCATTTACTGCTTCTTGAATATTGATATTTTGCTCTTCAAAGTATTGTCCATCGTTTACATATTCTAGGCCGGCAGCATATTTTACATTCGACTTTCCTAGCTTATTCTGAATTGACTTCAAGATCGTATTGTACTTGTCTGTAAACTCATGAACTTTTTCACCTTGCCAAGAATATGACCAACCTCCATTTAACGTTCTCATCGAGTTGGCATTTGGTCCTGTTACCAGCACTTTTGCATTTTTAGGTAATGGAAGAATATTCTTGTTGTTCTTTAATAAAGTAATCGATTCAGAAGCAGCTTTGTAGGCAGCATCTTCATGTTTTTTACTACCAAAATCAGGGTAGTCTTTTATATCAGTATAAGGCTTGTCAAAAAGGTTTAAGGCTAATTTAACTTGAACGATACGCGTTACAGCATCGTCAATTCTCTCCATACTTACTTCTCCTTCATTTACCAATTCGATTAGGTTAGTAGTGAAGTTGTAATTGTAGGGAACCATTGCCATATCGATACCTGCATTGATCGCAAGTTTTACTGCTTCTTTATGAGTGGCCGATACTTTGTCTCTATTGTGTATATTTTCGATATCAGCCCAGTCTGTTACTACGAGGCCTTTAAAACCAAGTTCTTCTTTTAATAAAGTTGTAAGAATTTTGTAGTTGGCATGTACAGGAATACCATTAATGATTCCTGAATTGATCATGATAGTATGAGAACCTGCATCGATCGCAGCTTTGTATGAAGGTAAGTAATGCTCTCTTAATTCGATTTCAGGTAAGTAGGTTGGCGTTCTGTCTTTCCCTGATTTTTCAGCACCATAGGCCACAAAGTGTTTGATACATGAGGCTACAGCATTTTTATTGGTTAAGTCGTTGTTTTTACCTTCATAGCCATCTACTGCAGCAGCACCCATTACTGAAGTGAGATATACATCCTCTCCATATGTTTCCCAAATTCTTGGCCATGCAGGGTTTCTGCCCATATCCAATACAGGTGAGAAAGTCCAAGGTATCGAACTTGCTCGAGTTTCATAAGCACAAATCTCAGAACCAATACGATTTAGTTCGGGATTCCAAGTGGCAGCCATACCGATTTGTTGAGGAAAAAATGTCGCTCCAGCCGTATAGGTAGTACCATGAATAGCATCAACACCATACAATAATGGAACACCAATTTCTGACATACTTTCTTTTTGAAGCATGGTAATTACTTCGTTCCACTTTTCTGGTGTTCTCGCTCTGTTGTTGGCTGTGTTTAATACTGAACCTACCTTATACTTTGCGATAGCTTCTTTTACTAATTTAGCATCCAACGATAATGGCTCATCACTTTCAAAAGCATTTTTACCTTTAGTGATCACATCTAATGTGATTTGAGTCATTTGTCCTACTTTTTCTTCCAATGTTAGTTTTTGGACAATTTGTCGGGCTTTTTCCTCGTTGCTCAAGTTGCTTGAGGCAATTTTTTCGATGTTGTTGAAATCATTGGCAGTTGTTGGAGAGCAAGAATAAATACTTGCTGCCAATGCAATCATTGCAAATCCTCTGACTGTGTTCTTAATCATCTTTATTTAGTTTTAAATGAAATGTGTAAGTATCGAGAAGAGAAAAATTCCCTTCCCGATGACTTATATTTTATAGAAAGTGTTTTGTTACTTCTAGTATCCTTGATTCTGCTTCAGTTTATTATTTAAATCAAGCTCTCTTTGTGGTATTGGTAAGAATCCTCTTTTTGATGCGTCGAAATTGATTATGAAATCATTTTCTACACCGACGTCTCCGGTCATATTTACTCCATTGATAATGTATTTTTCATCATCATGTGTTGGAGGAGTAAGTGTGTATGAAGGGACATCAAGTGTTTGCTTCGCATAATTTAATCCTCTTCGTAATACATCGA from Flammeovirga agarivorans harbors:
- a CDS encoding glycoside hydrolase family 3 protein, whose protein sequence is MNYFKSTLLIASSLLIGCSSLPQKEQTTHITPNQAYSFPIDESWKELSIREKVGQVICFNYSEKDIEKYGNGSIKTFLSKYPIGSSFLANWSVGTSPEKFQSIAKELQKNSKYPLLLSEDFESGLGEVIKEYTYLPGEMSLGAAQSPELAHQFGKVLATEARSLGINWVLNPVADINLNPSNFLTNSRSTGDQTEVAIKVLPHQINGLQSNGVVATAKHFPGDGTDVINQHFATSSMQLSMDEWYQEHGKVFQTVINEGVQAIMPGHITFPAYQKEQVDGEYLPATLSSELLQGLLKKEMGFNGVVVSDALNMAGITNYYPNQLETEVACFVAGCDILLWPSLATMDTIVARVERGIITMDRLDDAVQRVWRIKTQQGLFNKDYQACKNITKTTLLENKQTAQKIADKAITLIANKHDVLPIKSDETPSLLFVYVSQNTIKSKFKTLKNELQERGYKVDEKVGLSYFANAGKLQEVNNTYDKILFIYHSKPNAPWGSLLFNGDEALSMWSSNMLPRNKVVSIGVGDPYKNILYLPQIWSRINVYNDDPYSQRAIAKAINGEITMNEHSPVLPQKVKSIQ
- a CDS encoding glycoside hydrolase family 3 N-terminal domain-containing protein yields the protein MIKNTVRGFAMIALAASIYSCSPTTANDFNNIEKIASSNLSNEEKARQIVQKLTLEEKVGQMTQITLDVITKGKNAFESDEPLSLDAKLVKEAIAKYKVGSVLNTANNRARTPEKWNEVITMLQKESMSEIGVPLLYGVDAIHGTTYTAGATFFPQQIGMAATWNPELNRIGSEICAYETRASSIPWTFSPVLDMGRNPAWPRIWETYGEDVYLTSVMGAAAVDGYEGKNNDLTNKNAVASCIKHFVAYGAEKSGKDRTPTYLPEIELREHYLPSYKAAIDAGSHTIMINSGIINGIPVHANYKILTTLLKEELGFKGLVVTDWADIENIHNRDKVSATHKEAVKLAINAGIDMAMVPYNYNFTTNLIELVNEGEVSMERIDDAVTRIVQVKLALNLFDKPYTDIKDYPDFGSKKHEDAAYKAASESITLLKNNKNILPLPKNAKVLVTGPNANSMRTLNGGWSYSWQGEKVHEFTDKYNTILKSIQNKLGKSNVKYAAGLEYVNDGQYFEEQNINIQEAVNAAKGVDYIVLCIGENTYTEAPGNLDDLYISKNQEALTEALAKTGKPIIMVLNEGRPRLISNIEPLAKGVIHTYLPGNFGGDALADILVGEVNPSGKLPYTYPKYPNALTTYDHKPSESSEKMEGMYDYVGSTSIQYPFGYGLSYTDFDYSNLKVSKSEIAGDESFTVSVKVKNSGKRDGQEVVQLFSKDLYASVTPDVVRLRRFDKIDLKAGETKDITFKVFGKDLAFIGQDMEYVTEKGDFKLYVGDQEVDLKVTSTVKFPKNSNKGIL
- a CDS encoding NAD(P)-dependent oxidoreductase → MKVGIIKEGKIPEDKRVALTPAQCEEVLEKYPDVEIYVQKSPIRCYKDEEYQEAGIAVVDNVDDCDILLGIKEVPIPELVENKKYFFFSHTIKKQPYNRELLRAIMSNNIDIMDYEVLTREDGSRVIAFGRFAGLVGAYNGLLAYGKRMGTYDLKPAHLCHDLNELWIECKKVKLPQDYKIVLTGSGRVANGAVETLLAAGIKKVSREDFINESFGQPVFVQLRSKDYHVKKDNTPFEIKDFYANPDDFNSTFGDFLPVADMLVAGAFWHPAAPVLFTKEDMKKDDFKIKVIADVTCDIEGSIPSTVRPSTIADPLYDFNPKTGKEEAALSSEDNITVMAVDNLPNELPRDASESFGRQMIDNVLEDLFIEDKGIIERATITHGKQLTPKFSYLQDYVDGKE
- a CDS encoding TerD family protein: MATKIVKKGKGIKLQEVAANKLTKVKVGLGWEVRKGGQLDLDASVFMLGKDKKLPSDEYFVFYNNLQSPDGMVRHKGDNRTGDGIGDDEEILLNLPYISPMVHELRFVVSIYDAQARRHNFGNLEEAYIRMIDLETGGEILHYDLDAEFSDDTEVEFAKLVRDGDGWQFVPTELGTKIGLQGYVDRFIPEL
- a CDS encoding NAD(P)/FAD-dependent oxidoreductase is translated as MISFWEKDSFIQYDLIIAGSGIVGLSTAIEFKEKNPSKSVLILEKGIFPTGASTKNAGFACFGSLTEIIDDLQHYSEDIVLSTVEKRYKGLEKLKNRLTNFPFDYHQYGGYELISNEQLHYLDQLQEVNKLLEPIFKAPVFLNVSDKIAAFKFSNAHVQQLLFNQFEGQIHTGKMMKGLLSKARQLDIEIITGVEVIDFYDEENRVIVQAHHELQKVDFYSEQLCICINGFTNRLLPQLNVNPGRGQVLITSPIQNLPFKGTFHYDRGYYYFRNVGDRVLFGGGRHLDYEGETTTSLQTTPYIQQQLESLLKEVILPKNDFTIDMRWSGIMGFGDQKAPIVKLLSDRIGIGVRMGGMGVAIGSEVGTQLAGIM
- a CDS encoding c-type cytochrome; this translates as MSHVILTHRIVVSLFFLIYLIKTILLFVNQGSFEKFRKVIKVPEMIVSFSFLATGLYMIFASDIVISTALWIKFGLVVASIPLAVIATKKSNKVMMLGSLLCLTMAYGMAEMHKAKQRKAMTNAPAVEVSSEGLTEIEKQGQKVYGKTCLSCHGPNGDAQRSGAAKLSESELDLDGIKNVVRNGKGVYMPEYNKTQISDSDLEALANYVLTLRK